From the Candidatus Cloacimonas sp. genome, the window AAAATGTTACTATTAACGAACCCTTCTTTGAAGGTCATTTTCCGGGTCATCCAATTATGCCGGGTGTTTTAATAATAGAAGGAATGGCTCAGGCAGGGGGAATTATGTTACTCAATCAAATGGAAAATCCCCAAAATTATGTTGCCTATTTTGCCAGCATAGACAATGTTAAATTTCGCAAACCAGTTATGCCTGGAGACACGCTGCGTTATGAACTGAAAGTAATATCTTTGAAAAAATCCTTGGCAAAAATGCACGGAGAAGCATTCGTAGAAGGAGAAAAAGTAGCCGAAGGTGATTTCCTGGCTATGATTATGGAGAGAGAAAAATGACAACTATTCATTCTACAGCTATTATAGAAGAAGGCGCTATTATTGGCGAAAATTGTAATATCGGACCCTATTGTAGAATCGGAGCCAATGTCGTTTTGGGAGCAGATAATGTTCTTATTTCCAATGTCACCATTTTGGGGCATACAACTATAGGCGAAGGCAATAAAATATATCCTTATGCCGTTTTGGGAACCGAACCCCAGGATTTGAAATTCACAGGGGAACCAACCCGTTTGCAAATCGGCAGCAAAAATACCATCCGGGAATTTGTCACTATAAATTGTAGCAATCAATTAGCAGAAGATACTGTCGTTGGTAGCAATAATCTTTTAATGGAATATGTGCATATTGCCCATAACTGTCAAATCGGTTCCGGTTGTGTAATTGCCAACACAGTTCAATGTGGTGGCCATGTTCATATTAACGATTTTGCCAGTGTGGGCGGTTTAACGGCAGTGCATCAATTTGTTCATATTGGCTCTTATGCTTTTGTCGGAGGAGCTTCAGCCGCCATTAAAGATATCGTTCCCTTTTCAAGAGGGCAGGG encodes:
- the lpxA gene encoding acyl-ACP--UDP-N-acetylglucosamine O-acyltransferase, whose amino-acid sequence is MTTIHSTAIIEEGAIIGENCNIGPYCRIGANVVLGADNVLISNVTILGHTTIGEGNKIYPYAVLGTEPQDLKFTGEPTRLQIGSKNTIREFVTINCSNQLAEDTVVGSNNLLMEYVHIAHNCQIGSGCVIANTVQCGGHVHINDFASVGGLTAVHQFVHIGSYAFVGGASAAIKDIVPFSRGQGNPYRTVGLNSIGLMRKGFSSEAIAKIKEIYTLFYRSGLNTSQAMEKAMQIPNPTAEQIIFIQFVQTVQRGISK